The Clarias gariepinus isolate MV-2021 ecotype Netherlands chromosome 28, CGAR_prim_01v2, whole genome shotgun sequence DNA window ATCCAGTTTTAGTCATCAGTACGAAGTACTGttttccttttaattgtttGAACTGATTCAGACTCagaatgtttgttttgtgtcgTAACCAGAATGAAATAAACACTATAATAGTTTCTTCCCTTTAACTTAGCTGGAGGTTTAATCACGTCAACGATCTAAACCGGTTTTCATGAACACACACTTATAGATGAGTTATAATTAGTTCATTCCTAATTAAAAACtgatatgaaaataaatttaattaaactaatctCGCAAAATCAGATTAGTTTCAGTTCAGCGATTCTGGAAGTCGGGAAACGTTATCCTGATTAAAGTAGACTTATCgcactaacaaacaaacaaacaaaccaggaCATCACATGATGGAGACGGCGTTTTATCCTGGATAGCTGCGTCCTAACAGATTTATTCACTTTACTCTCTCTAAACAGAAAAGAGATGagaatattgtgtgtgtgtgtgtgctgttactCACCTGTCGCTCGCAGTACGCCTTCATGAGTTTGCTGAGCGGCGTGTGCCTCTTTATCTTAAACTGCACCACTGAGCCATCCTGTCCCGCCACCTTCAGGTTAATGTGGTCATTGTTCTCGGTCTTCActccctcctacacacacacacacacacacacacacacacacacacacacaaatctaatcAGTGTCTAGATCAGAGATAAAACATCATACACTAGGTTTATCATTCCTGACACTGCACTCATTACTCCAACTAAAACACTGTCACTTCATCTCAAAATCAGTTTAACACattactcttaaaaaaaaaataaaggaatgtaAAGGTAAACCTGTATAAtgtgtactgtactgctgtgtctcccgcagtgctagaatgtaaaataccgATGTATTGTACCcctctacagtatatgtactgtaattaatgCAGGCGTGTTTCTTTAGTATGCGCTGTCATTTTCTTTGGTATCAGTACTGTAGAGTACATACAGCAAGCCGCGTTTTTCCTCTACGATCGCTTTGTGTTCTCCCTACAATACTAAAAACTTTagacattattatattttatatgaaaatttagctgaatttatgttagggctgaaacgattcctcaaGTAATTCGAGTACAAAAAATTATCGAGGCATCGAATTctcgaagcttcttttaattaatttttaaagcttgcattatgtttttgctCAATTATTTGTTATAGGCGCGCTTTTGACAACGTGTGCTTCCGATCAGAATTTTTGGGGCCGATCACCAAGACCATGATCTGCCAATTGCAGATCACTGCCAATCCTGGTTTAGTTTCTCATACTTGGCATATTAAGTtgtagggcactggtggctcagtggtaggtgtttcgcctgccatgcggaaggcccaggttcgattcccagccagtgcccaaacccaagcccgaataaaatgggagggttgcgtcaggaagggcatccggcgtaaaatttgtgccaagttgtagtgtggACTGCGtattccactgtggcgaccccttgtcggGAGCAGCCACAATATGCCACTTGGCATATTCCGTTGTATGGCGTGTTCCAAGATGCCTAATCATGTTAGTGGTGTTAAAATGCTGTTGCTCGCTTTCACCTCGAGGGATTTCATCAAGACATACATTGCAAACGGCTAACTTTACGTTTAATcagacacttaaaaaaaaaaatcaacatcagTGGCCGATCAATCGGAGCATTACTACCTGAGAAACTTTTAGTTCTGCAAGTTTAATTGCACACCgtaatgtttttgtataattatttatttcaatgtgagcctaagtttttttttatccttacaGTTatctgaaattattttttttagtttttgcatctgagaaaaggctttaaaataagaatgtatggagctgtaatgcacttaattcatctcagtcaactttaatacccctatctcacctacgcggtttcgtgCAGTGGCCGGAAGTACagtttatcatgattcaccaCGAGTTTTGGCACTGCGATTATGTTTCTATCTTTCCGCGcggaaaaaattaaacatgtttaaaccgcatgaaaaacatgtaaaaaaaaatttgccggACCTTACAGAACTTTGTGAAATGTCGGCGGGCAATCGCGGctgctcacggtgcctaacaccgcATGGGTGTGATAGAGGTACAAGCtgttccttgtattgtgaataatgacaatgtttattttggataaaatgctgtatgcatttaaaaaaattaaagtagaaaaaaaagtaattaatctttgtttctcttatatattttacattgctgtttaattaagcaaaagtacattttatccaaataatcgattacatttttggtagaatactcgattactaaaatattcgatggCTACAGCCCTactttatgttaatatttattttacataatgagtaaattatattgttcttaatagtttagcgattaaatgaaagaaaataaaagctataAAAAATTGCAGGGAATTTAATAAGTCCCACGTGGTCATGGCAATAATTtctggactgttttttttttttttttgtggacgGGGCTTggacatgtttatttaaaaaaaaacaaaaaaacaattcagaCTGTGAGTGAAGCCTGTCTTCTTCATTAAGGATCTAAATCCACATCTGGATTTCAGTACAGCAGACATGGTCTGTGGTTAAAAATCATGATTAGATTAGCAACAATTAATTACACTTATTTTACCTGAAACATAAAAACAAGCACAACATGCCTTATGATCATGATTAACACCTTTTATCAGATACTACAGCGACTTCCCCTTTGTTAAAAGTGATGAGCACCAGaccaatattaaataaactttagggccagaaatatgCAGACACCTGACTATTACACCTACATCTACTTTCCCAAACTGGTACCACAATGTTACAGGCACATGGATGTAGAGAACATCTTTGCATGCTGTAACGTCACAGTTTTTCTCCACTGGAACTAACGGCCAAAACTTTTCCATTTTGTGAATAAAGAAGAAGGTGTTAAAGTGGAGGAACATAAGTGTCTTGAATGAACAGCATTGGAATAACTTTGTTTGAAGTTGGAGCCTAATCAACATCCTGACATCAGAGCTCAGAGTCAAGAGCTAGCTGCACTTAATTGCTAATATtaatccatctagaaacctctctAGTCCAACAATGTCCCGTGGAGGCCAAATGGTGACCATTTTTACGATCTCGGTAGGaactctggtcaacattcacacacttcgggcaattttgagaacaccaattagcctaatgtacgcatgtttggactgtgggaggaaaccagagtaccctgagAAAAACCCACCAAACGCAGAGAGAAGAAACAAACATGGATATTAATAGGCAAACACAACTGATCAAAATGGTCTATTTTTACACTAACATCCCATAATACTTCTAAGCAACCTGACAAAATTTGGTAAAGATAAACAATCAGTGATATCagctaacaaacaaacatctaGTTCATGCTAATTGTGGTAAAACAATCAGCTATCAGCTTTATAAGAagattttaaacagattttttttttactttacagctttAAAAGTGTCTCTGTGATCATTTCATTAAGTAACAATTGATGTCTGAAGAGAAACTTTATGTAATTAATCGTGTATTTACAGAGACATTAGCAGACTAGCCGAGCTCTTTTGCTAACAGTGTAATTATGGCGGCCTCGCCAAAGCGCGTGCACATCTCTTCCGGTGTTTCCAACGGCAGCAGTTACAGTATTTATCCACTAAGCGGAATATTCTCTATCCTATAAACACACCGTGCTCCGTTTTCTTCCtggaatatttaaataaatccgTACGTTTTCCAACGTTAAAAACGACCCCCTACGctgagatttaaaaataaaatttgtttaattatttattaattaaacactCACCTTGGGTTTCTCGTCTGCCATGGTTATTGTATTTGCGCTGCCCTTACGCCGCCACACAAAAGACTCCGCGGGGACGCGCACGTCCGCGCCCCCGCCTTGAAAAACCGACCGCGACGTGCGCGACCACGACGCCGGCGCGCGTGCTCGGCGAGCGTCCGCTGACTGGGGGCTGCGGCCGTGGACGCGCGGTCGGAGTGACGTCGCGTGCGCGCTCTCACGTCAGGCGCTTGTGCTCGCGTACGTGCACGCGCGCGATTAaagaaatgcaatttttttcccttcaacGAGTACTTGAACAAATATCGTAGCAAAAACGATTATACTAACGAACAGCTTAAATAATAGgaaatattattactttttaattcgATATTTGTTAATATTAAGGGTAACCATGACAACAGATTCCGTCTTGTCGAGTCTTGTGATGATGGAAGGACGCCATCTTTGTTCAGGAATCACAATACTACACATCCTATTCTTCCcagatatatattaaaaatatatagctttaaaataataataatgctgatATCGTGGGATATGTTTCGACTTGTTAATGTTTTAGTGTAAAAATTGTATATCTGcgtcaacaaacaaacaaataataaacatcTATAATTACACACAATAACCAGTCGATCGAAATACacgattatgtttttttttacacgacCACAAATACTAAATTAAGCTAAACtccaatttattatatattatttttttctttctcacgaTGCTTTAGGTATTTTACTCAGGCATTCTGAAGACCAGCCTCGTGCGTCACTTCCGGGGTCCTACCCGCGCGCAGCCTGACTGAGGCGCTAAAACTGTAACGCTGGTGGTGTGAGTTAGCCGGATGCTAATGGTGTTCAAAATATAGTTAATTTATCAAGTATACagatttattgttgttgtttttttactttttgtaaatGGAGGAATTAGATGTGGAGCCCACAACCACGGTAATGAGAGCttatacacataaatacacacatttcctttatttaataataataatatctgttATGTagacaaatattaaaattttaattaagtatgttttttaatataaacacaTCAACGTGCGTTACTAATTCAATATAACACTATTATCTTCCTTTATATATGATTTATTCCACAGTAGTGTTATTCCACCTCACTGGccgttaaagagtttgtagaaactgTTAAAaggttacatttaaaaataagtagctgatctttaatgtaatcagcgatattattattattattattattattattatttaaggttgaagcccacgtacatgtctgtgtgtctctctgtacagcagaactctctgtctaacttattaatacaaagagatcccattctgtaaggttgagtatcttacgccttgtttacactaagttgtccttctttggtggtcagacaaatacactccctgttcggtaatcggagagtgaatcacagatgagaaatggaaaaagtagatcaaaggataaagatgaagttttgtcttaaaaccactccagcgtgttaaaattcacttataccacttcagcgctgttatttcagccaaagtgaaaaaaaatattcactttatcttttctaattaatatctattggtgcaggtgtttgtttacattgagacactAGCGATTTAGTAGAttgttttaaagtagattattaaatccaccaCATTACtttaacatcacttttactcaacatttagatttcactgatggtgcagattaaacttcaggcagagatctaaggactgtaGAAGTTACAATACCTGCTCACaggacagttttgtgtgataaaATTATGTTGTAATAGATATTTCTATAGCAATTATGTAGGGAACAGTCCGTGCCAGTGCATAATTTTGGCGCATAACactgggctctcagttcaggtattgtACACGCCCTCACTTCAGACTGCTGTGGATGTGTTTGCTCTAACAGACTGTGTTTTATCTCATGGTGAcgcttcacattactgctttttgttaGTTCCACGCCTTCTGAACATATGAggcaaactggttttaaacttcccgcaAGTCGAATAACCATACAGTGATATGTCCGCTCAtttttgaaggttcagttttcatagtctaatttccttttttttttttttttttttgagcaagcCATGCTTTCTAACGCTTTCGTTTCTGTTTCTTAAGAATTTTGTTAGCTGCATACTCTGTCTATACCCGGTAAACTATTGCGTTGATTGACACTGATGGTATAATCACACCCACCTTGAGGAAactgtatttgtaaaaaaaaataaaaaatgctagattttatgacattttctgGCGTGTAACTGCTCAAAAAGTACTTTCTactcagcatttttattttatttatgatgcaggttaaacttcaggcaaataccaaagTACTGACCAAGTTTAAATAGGTTCTGTCGAGCCAGTTTCACGTGATGCCAtacaa harbors:
- the LOC128515730 gene encoding small ubiquitin-related modifier 2; this translates as MADEKPKEGVKTENNDHINLKVAGQDGSVVQFKIKRHTPLSKLMKAYCERQGLTMRQIRFRFDGQPINETDTPAQLEMEDEDTIDVFQQQTGGFI